A stretch of the Gemmatimonadaceae bacterium genome encodes the following:
- the rpoN gene encoding RNA polymerase factor sigma-54 — protein sequence MKTGMHQTTQLRQELKINPRLYQAMDLLYMPLLDLQQHLKQELLNNPFLEMVEPEEEEEEETASETETPAEEKKDADEIDWEEILLNGFDTGGQPEEREEKEYFEPVTVDSRDLGDHLRDQVTLLDLTPRQMLLADEVIGNINEDGYLACSVADIRAGVNEVLENHAAESDRDPDDVPSYTDQEVEEMLGVIQSLDPPGVGARDLRECLLLQLREAGLEQSVPYRLVRDSFDELINHRWSEISKRFGISQADVQKAADEIAKLDPKPGLVYSDSGDNYIIPDLVVDKIDGQYHVFLNDANLPRLKLSKAYQEIARDKKKFDGENKEFISNKLNSANWMIQAIEQRRQTMLKVMNFIVDRQRDFFEKGVQYLKPLTLREVAEVINMHESTVSRVTNEKFVQTPRGVLPLKYFFSSGLSTTGGEDVSARGIKAQIEKLVSDEDPKRPLTDQAIVNILKESGVQIARRTVAKYRDQLGVLSARMRKRV from the coding sequence ATGAAGACCGGCATGCATCAGACCACGCAGCTCCGTCAGGAGCTGAAGATCAATCCACGCCTCTATCAGGCGATGGATCTGTTGTACATGCCGCTGCTCGATCTCCAGCAACACCTCAAGCAGGAGCTCCTCAACAACCCGTTCCTCGAGATGGTGGAGCCCGAGGAGGAAGAAGAAGAGGAGACGGCGTCCGAGACCGAAACCCCCGCCGAAGAAAAGAAAGACGCCGATGAAATCGACTGGGAAGAAATTCTCCTCAATGGCTTCGACACGGGCGGCCAGCCGGAAGAGCGCGAGGAGAAGGAGTACTTCGAGCCGGTCACCGTCGACAGCCGAGATTTAGGCGACCACCTGCGCGACCAGGTCACGCTGCTCGATCTCACGCCCAGGCAGATGCTGCTGGCCGACGAAGTGATCGGCAACATCAACGAAGACGGCTATCTCGCGTGCTCCGTCGCGGACATTCGCGCGGGCGTGAACGAGGTGCTCGAGAACCACGCCGCCGAATCCGATCGCGATCCGGACGACGTGCCGAGCTACACCGATCAAGAAGTCGAAGAAATGCTCGGCGTGATTCAAAGCCTGGATCCGCCGGGCGTCGGCGCGCGCGACCTGCGCGAATGCCTCTTGCTGCAATTGCGCGAGGCGGGGCTCGAGCAGTCAGTGCCGTACCGGCTCGTCCGCGACTCCTTCGACGAGTTGATTAATCACCGGTGGAGCGAGATCTCCAAGCGCTTCGGCATCAGCCAGGCCGACGTGCAGAAAGCCGCCGACGAAATCGCGAAGCTCGATCCCAAGCCGGGGCTCGTGTACAGCGACTCGGGTGACAACTACATCATCCCGGATCTGGTGGTCGACAAGATCGACGGGCAATATCACGTGTTCCTGAACGACGCGAATCTCCCGCGTCTCAAGCTCAGTAAGGCGTATCAGGAAATCGCCCGCGACAAGAAGAAGTTCGACGGCGAGAACAAGGAATTCATCTCCAACAAGCTCAACTCCGCCAACTGGATGATTCAGGCCATCGAGCAGCGGCGGCAGACGATGCTCAAGGTGATGAACTTCATCGTCGACCGGCAGCGCGACTTCTTCGAGAAGGGCGTGCAGTACCTCAAGCCGCTCACGCTGCGCGAAGTGGCGGAAGTGATCAACATGCACGAGTCCACCGTGAGCCGGGTGACCAACGAGAAGTTCGTGCAGACGCCGCGCGGCGTGCTGCCGCTCAAGTACTTCTTCTCGTCGGGCCTGTCGACCACGGGCGGCGAAGACGTCTCGGCGCGCGGCATCAAGGCGCAGATCGAGAAGCTGGTG